The genomic window CTTTTGTAAAGACAAAGGGCACTCTGGCATCACTAAAAGCTAACACGCCTTGTTGAGTtctcagagacagacacaagaaAGTTGTAATGTGCTGATGAGCTGGATGTTGAGTCCATGCTGCAGTACTGAGACTCACTGTTGGTGCACTGctgcctccctcctctccaGTCACAGCCGCTCTCCGCCCAGCAGCTCACACTGCGACCCTTCATGGGGCACTCGGCGCCAGGCTTGGAGAAGCCGCCCAGGGAAGAGTTGTAGTCTCGGTTATAGTACATGGACGTGCTGGTGACGGAGGGGCTGAACCCCCCCATGGTGGAGTATCCGGACAGCAGGGTGGTGGTGCCCGTGGAGCCCATCATGGAGCGGCTCAGGATGTCGCTGATGCCGTGGGGCGTCCCTGCCTGCAGCTGGCTGTTCAGGCCTGGGTTGAGCTTGTAGAAAGAGTTGGGCACTGAGTACTGGCACACTGGTGCCTTGAGTTCCGAAGGGAATTGGTTCAGGCTGTTGTTGAACAGGAAGGACCCCTGGATGTTTGGATCCATGGGAAGTAACTGTAACTCTGCCTCCAGGTCTCAGTAACACATCCAATAAGATCCAGGCAGGAAAAGACCTCTGATGGGCCCACAAGGTGTTCTCTCACCCACAGGCGATGTCTTGGATCTGGGATCACACCCACCGTCCCCAAATCTTTAAGAGCATGAATAGCAATTTCAACAAAGTCCCTGTTTGCAAAAGTTGCTACCACATCagaaaaagcagacagactCTTCACTCTCACCCCTCAGCCACAGTGTGTTCTGTGATAATCCCATATCTGACGTCTCGGGCGAGCCCTCTGGACACAGATGTTAGTGTTCTCCTAAAGACACATGCCGCCTGCCGGCTCTCTGCTCAGAAGTCATAAATAAGCAGTATCTGGAAATGGAGTGGCACCTTGATAAAGATAGGCCACATTAGAATGCAGCCTGGGATTGGCCTGGGTCTCACAGCCTTAATGCTTCTCTATTGGCTCCTCGCTGAGAGCCAAGCCTTTTATTGGAAGGCAGCAGATTGATAGTGTTTTGAACAGGTGGAGTGGGAACAAGTTGATTTTTTGATGGCCTGCCATGTCTGACCAAGTGTGGTGGAGCAGAGGCAGCTGAGCCTGGAgtacacagaggaggagaagacgaAGGGATGCTCTGTTTCCTGGTTTAATACTGCAGAAATACAGTTTTGAAACATACAATTATATTCTTGTATTGTGGGTAACATAAACACAACCccaaatgaaagaaaatctgCATTCTTGCACCACTTTATGTGAATTAAAACACTGATTCAGTTCATGAATTTAACAGTGTGGTATCTCTATCACTAGCTTATTGTTCTTCTATTCAGTGCTGTCAATGGCATATATattcaggaaattaaaaaatattgtcaaaaataTATCAATCAAATGTCACTGTGGAATCTCATATTACAATATGCAGTGGCAATACACCACATCTTATGCTATATATGTAAATTTAATACAGGTGTTTTCGTGTTAATGTATCGTGGGGTTTTGAATTAGAAtcaatgaaaatataaatgtttaattttaatgtttggAAGTCTTTACTGTATTAATTCAGAAAATTAAAACCTGATATGAGGTTGGTATCGGGCCACACACATTTCAATAAGTATCTGAATCTATTTCAATATAATTTAGtgctaaaataataatttgacaCACAAATGAACGGATAAACTGCGACTAAGAGAGAAGTTAAGGTTTTATTGAGCTTAATTACATTTTACTTGCCACCATATCAACCATATTAaagtt from Epinephelus moara isolate mb chromosome 8, YSFRI_EMoa_1.0, whole genome shotgun sequence includes these protein-coding regions:
- the nkx6.3 gene encoding homeobox protein Nkx-6.3; this translates as MDPNIQGSFLFNNSLNQFPSELKAPVCQYSVPNSFYKLNPGLNSQLQAGTPHGISDILSRSMMGSTGTTTLLSGYSTMGGFSPSVTSTSMYYNRDYNSSLGGFSKPGAECPMKGRSVSCWAESGCDWRGGRQQCTNSSGHLGEMSGRKKHTRPTFSGHQIFALEKTFEQTKYLAGPERARLAYSLGMTESQVKVWFQNRRTKWRKKSATEPSSTQASLAGQGGEASENEVEDEEYNKPLDPDSDDDKIRLLLRKHRRAFSVLRLGPHHV